The following is a genomic window from Candidatus Eremiobacterota bacterium.
CCAAGGTCATCGCCGTGCTCGAGAGCGCGAAGTTCCAGTTCACGAAAGAACAGGAATGGTACCGGAAGGAAGACCATCAGGGCGTGAACTCGTGCCTTGTCGTCGAAGGGATTCCGGAATCGCAGCGGGGCCCGGGCGGATTCGGCTACGCGAAGGTGCTCGAGGTGCACCCCGGCGAGAGCGTGCTCCAGCCGGTCTCGGGCCTCTCGTGCAAGATGGAATCAGCCTAGCGCCCGAATCTCGCACGACCGACGGGCCGGCGCCGCGCGCGCGCCGGCCCGTTCCATATCTCTTCGGCGGAGAAAGCAGTTGGCAGCGCTCTTTCAAGCCCTTCTCGGCGGTCTTGTCCTCGGCCTGATCTACGTCGCGATCGCGGTCGGGCTGACAATCATCTTCGGAACCCTGCGGCTGGTGAACTTCGCGCACGGCGCCTTCTATGCGATCGGCGCGTACGTCGGTCTGGTCGTCGCCGAGCGGCTCGGCCTGGTCGCCGGGCTCATCGCCGCGCCGATCGCGGTCGCGCTCTTCGCCTTCGGGCTCGACCGGATCGTGCTGCAGCGTTTCTACGAGAAAGATCCCACCGCGCAGCTGCTGCTCACGTTCGGAATCGCGCTCGTGGTCGAAGAGAGCTTGCGGCTGATCTTCGGCGCGACGACGCTGCAGTATCCGCTGCCGGAAGCGCTCAAAGGCTCGGCGTTCCTCGGCCCGATCGAGTACCCCGCGTACCGGCTGCTCTTTGCCGGCGGCGTGATCGTGCTGCTGATCCTCGTCTGGCTGTTCATCGAGCGCACGAACTACGGGCTCATCGTGCGCGCCGGCATCCGGGACCGCGTCATGGTGCAA
Proteins encoded in this region:
- a CDS encoding branched-chain amino acid ABC transporter permease yields the protein MAALFQALLGGLVLGLIYVAIAVGLTIIFGTLRLVNFAHGAFYAIGAYVGLVVAERLGLVAGLIAAPIAVALFAFGLDRIVLQRFYEKDPTAQLLLTFGIALVVEESLRLIFGATTLQYPLPEALKGSAFLGPIEYPAYRLLFAGGVIVLLILVWLFIERTNYGLIVRAGIRDRVMVQLLGGNIRRASSVVFALGGAIAGLVGAAASPIYSVDPGTGFAFLVPSFVVVVVGGLGSFWGAVLGGLLIGELQSLTALLFPPAANVVIYLCMALVLLLRPQGLLGESEVIRQA